The following are encoded in a window of Qipengyuania soli genomic DNA:
- a CDS encoding mechanosensitive ion channel family protein, which yields MLERFDPRNWPVSTEALIETLIALGIAVVAAWLLHWVLFAILRRVVARSESQIDDVVLNAVRRPLRLAMVALAISIAAENEALVGRGWDMLAGFLVPAVLGWVAFATVKGLAKGYAVQMAGVDDLVAHRGRMTRIAILSRTVRVAIVIITVSLVMLNIPGVRDVGTTMLASAGLAALAVGAAAQPALKSLIAGLQMAITQPLRIGDLVKVDGQAGRVEEIRMSFVTVRTWDERVLVVPTSRFLDQSFENWSRVSEKLTGPVFLHLDPDTEVEPIREEFERFVKAHPLWDGRNLALLMTEAYPESIELRLSMSADTIGDLWTLRCAVREHMLAWLRKNQPGALIRHRLEVDAANQRAREANA from the coding sequence ATGCTAGAGCGTTTTGACCCAAGGAACTGGCCCGTCTCGACCGAGGCGCTGATAGAAACACTGATTGCGTTGGGCATCGCGGTAGTCGCGGCCTGGCTCCTCCACTGGGTGCTCTTCGCCATCTTGCGGCGCGTGGTCGCCCGGTCCGAAAGCCAGATCGACGATGTCGTGCTCAATGCGGTACGTCGCCCGCTCCGGCTGGCAATGGTCGCTCTTGCCATTTCCATAGCAGCCGAGAACGAGGCGCTTGTCGGTCGTGGCTGGGACATGCTTGCCGGGTTTCTTGTTCCTGCAGTCCTGGGCTGGGTTGCCTTTGCCACGGTCAAGGGTCTCGCCAAGGGATATGCCGTGCAAATGGCAGGGGTCGACGACCTGGTGGCCCACCGCGGGCGGATGACCCGGATCGCCATCCTTTCGCGCACAGTCAGGGTGGCCATCGTCATCATCACCGTATCGCTGGTCATGCTCAATATCCCGGGCGTCCGGGATGTGGGTACGACCATGCTTGCTTCGGCAGGGCTCGCTGCCCTGGCAGTCGGCGCCGCGGCGCAGCCGGCGCTGAAGTCGTTGATCGCAGGCCTCCAGATGGCGATTACGCAACCACTGCGCATCGGCGACCTGGTAAAGGTGGACGGACAAGCCGGCCGGGTCGAGGAAATCCGCATGAGCTTCGTCACCGTGCGGACCTGGGACGAGCGCGTCCTCGTCGTGCCGACCAGCCGCTTCCTCGACCAGAGTTTCGAAAACTGGTCGCGGGTGAGCGAGAAGCTGACCGGGCCGGTCTTCCTCCACCTCGACCCGGATACCGAGGTCGAGCCGATCCGCGAGGAATTCGAGCGCTTCGTGAAGGCCCATCCGCTTTGGGACGGGCGCAACCTCGCGCTGCTCATGACCGAAGCCTATCCCGAAAGCATCGAGCTTCGTCTTTCGATGAGCGCAGATACGATCGGCGATCTGTGGACGCTGCGCTGCGCAGTGCGCGAGCACATGCTCGCATGGTTGCGCAAGAACCAGCCGGGGGCGCTGATCCGCCACCGGCTCGAGGTCGACGCGGCCAACCAGCGCGCGCGGGAAGCTAACGCCTGA
- a CDS encoding CoA transferase subunit A, with the protein MNKLFPDAAAALEGVLKDDMLIASGGFGLCGIPERLLSAIRDSGVTGLTFASNNAGIDNEGIGMLLRTRQVKKMISSYVGENKEFERQFLSGELEVEFCPQGTLAERMRAGGAGIPGFYTKTGVGTQVAEGKESKVFDGEEYILERGIFADLAIVKAWKADETGNLVFRKTARNFNLPAATCGKVCVVEVEEIVPVGSLDPDCIHLPGVYVQRMIVGAPYDKKIEFVTTRERESA; encoded by the coding sequence ATGAACAAGCTCTTCCCCGATGCCGCCGCCGCCCTCGAAGGGGTTCTCAAGGATGACATGCTGATCGCCAGCGGGGGTTTCGGCCTTTGCGGCATCCCCGAAAGGCTGCTTTCCGCGATTCGCGACAGTGGGGTGACGGGCCTGACCTTCGCCAGCAACAATGCCGGTATCGACAACGAAGGCATCGGCATGCTGCTGCGCACGCGGCAGGTGAAGAAGATGATCAGCTCCTATGTCGGCGAGAACAAGGAATTCGAGCGGCAGTTTCTCTCGGGCGAGCTGGAAGTCGAATTCTGCCCCCAGGGCACGCTCGCGGAACGCATGCGTGCAGGCGGTGCGGGCATTCCCGGTTTCTACACCAAGACCGGTGTCGGCACGCAGGTCGCCGAGGGCAAGGAGAGCAAGGTCTTCGACGGCGAGGAGTACATCCTCGAGCGCGGCATTTTTGCCGACCTCGCCATCGTCAAGGCTTGGAAGGCCGATGAGACCGGCAACCTCGTGTTCCGCAAGACCGCGCGCAATTTCAACTTGCCTGCCGCCACCTGCGGCAAGGTGTGCGTCGTAGAGGTCGAGGAAATCGTGCCCGTCGGCAGCCTCGATCCGGACTGCATCCACCTGCCCGGCGTCTACGTCCAGCGAATGATCGTGGGCGCGCCTTACGACAAGAAGATCGAATTCGTCACGACGCGCGAGCGCGAGAGCGCGTGA
- a CDS encoding sensor histidine kinase has protein sequence MTFALRDRGFRWVNLALLATIGAAMLALIFLVYKTVEAERAQRAQVEKTSEILDQLRRIGRATLNGETGQRGYLITLDRRYLVPYEAGQEQIDPALDRLRALLQDVATPRQTELVDEIEALARAKFREMDDSVSMVEEGRLLDARRAVLTDEGVETMERLARAIREMEEIENGILTDAIANTSRSEGRVLPLLGALLFLLILAMIGGGRLVSRAARAEAEAAQAAALGEARDRADLLARELNHRVKNLFAVVLAIVQMSARDKPEAKEVTESIAQRIRALLTAHEVSQGELERPVASLQQLIETSLAPYRSSSQTAQIDGPEVMLPAKRVTPLGLVLHELTTNAVKYGAWANGGQILVDWEELDNRVRLNWRETGVPAQETPDRKGFGSLLMTSAARQFGGSIEREFGRDGIVVRIDLPLGD, from the coding sequence ATGACCTTTGCCTTGCGGGACCGCGGGTTCCGCTGGGTCAATCTGGCCCTGCTGGCCACGATTGGCGCGGCGATGCTTGCGCTCATCTTCCTGGTCTACAAGACCGTCGAGGCGGAGCGCGCGCAACGCGCGCAGGTCGAAAAGACTTCGGAGATCCTCGACCAGCTGCGCCGGATCGGCCGGGCCACTCTCAATGGCGAAACCGGACAACGCGGCTACCTCATCACGCTCGACCGGAGATACCTCGTTCCGTACGAGGCCGGCCAGGAACAGATCGACCCAGCGCTCGATCGCCTGCGCGCACTTCTTCAGGACGTCGCGACCCCACGCCAGACCGAGTTGGTGGACGAGATCGAGGCGCTTGCCCGGGCCAAGTTCCGGGAAATGGACGATAGTGTCTCCATGGTCGAGGAAGGACGCCTGCTTGATGCCCGTCGCGCTGTGCTGACCGACGAGGGTGTCGAGACCATGGAGCGACTTGCCCGCGCGATCCGTGAGATGGAAGAAATCGAGAACGGTATCCTTACCGATGCGATTGCCAACACTTCACGTTCGGAAGGACGGGTTCTTCCCTTGCTCGGCGCACTCCTGTTCCTCCTCATCCTGGCCATGATCGGCGGCGGTCGACTTGTAAGCCGCGCGGCACGGGCAGAGGCCGAAGCCGCGCAGGCAGCGGCACTGGGCGAGGCCCGCGATCGTGCAGACTTGCTTGCGCGCGAGCTCAATCACCGCGTGAAGAACCTCTTCGCCGTGGTCCTTGCCATCGTTCAGATGAGCGCCCGCGACAAGCCGGAAGCCAAGGAGGTGACGGAGAGCATAGCCCAGCGCATCCGCGCACTCCTGACAGCACACGAGGTCAGCCAGGGCGAGCTCGAGCGTCCGGTGGCATCGCTCCAGCAATTGATCGAGACTTCGCTCGCCCCCTATCGCTCGTCCAGCCAGACTGCGCAGATCGACGGTCCTGAAGTGATGCTACCCGCAAAAAGGGTCACGCCGCTTGGACTCGTGCTTCACGAACTGACCACCAATGCGGTGAAATATGGTGCATGGGCCAACGGCGGGCAGATCCTGGTCGACTGGGAAGAGCTCGACAATCGAGTGCGACTGAATTGGCGCGAGACCGGTGTGCCGGCGCAAGAGACGCCCGATCGCAAGGGCTTCGGCAGCCTGCTGATGACCAGCGCCGCGCGCCAGTTCGGAGGCAGCATCGAACGCGAATTCGGACGCGATGGTATCGTGGTCCGCATCGACCTGCCATTGGGCGATTGA
- the polA gene encoding DNA polymerase I yields the protein MAEKPHLYLVDGSAYIFRAYHRLPPLTDPEGTPVGAVYGYTTMLWKLADDLDKADGPTHLAVILDKGSYSFRNDIYPEYKANRPEPPEDLRPQFPLIRDATRAFSLPCIEEEGLEADDLIASYARAAQDRGWNVTIVSSDKDLMQLVGEKDGARIDMLDTMKSARIYRDEVKEKFGVYPELVGDVLALMGDSVDNIPGIFGVGPKTASKLIDEHGSLTAALDAAPDMKKSKLQERLIEGREMAELSRVLVTLKEDCDLPEPLDDFKLDGVPPEPLAAFLAKHGFTSLLKRLDAGRGSPSRPTDLNPAKQDTASAPATNGGNRQDLPDLPHIDRTKYECVQTLERLEHWVARASAARVVAVDTETDSLDAIRANLVGVSLAVGPDEACYIPLAHGGSDMFSDKPTQVDKAAALAALKPLLESDAVLKIFHNGKYDLNVLARNGITVAPIDDTMVISFDLDAGRSLDGIGGGHGMDELAERHFGHLCIAFKDVCGSGKKAIPFGEVPLDKATEYAAEDADVTWRLYQLLKPRLAEEGGTRIYERVDRPLVPVVAQMERHGIKVDRAHLSRLSEEFAKETARLEGEIHQLAGEPFTVGSPKQLGDILFDKLGYKGGRKGKSGQYSTDQAILERLSGEGAVIADKVLEWRQLAKLKSTYTDALQEAINPETGRVHTSYSLVGAQTGRLSSTDPNLQNIPIRTEIGRQIRDAFVAEEGNVLLAADYSQIELRLAAHMADVPSLKEAFAAGEDIHARTAQEMFGTVDRDTRGRAKTINFAILYGISRWGLAGRLGVTPEEAQAMIDTYFQRFPGIQRYIMETLESVRERGYSETLFGRKTWFPRINSKNPNERAGSERAAINAPIQGTSADIIKRAMARMMPALDGAGLGHVRMLLQVHDELVFELPEGDVAAASPVIERVMAEAARPAVELSVPLGVEIGTGPSWGAAH from the coding sequence ATGGCCGAAAAACCGCATCTCTACCTCGTTGACGGGTCCGCATATATCTTTCGCGCCTATCACAGGTTGCCCCCGCTAACCGACCCCGAAGGCACGCCTGTCGGCGCCGTCTATGGCTACACCACCATGTTGTGGAAACTGGCCGACGATCTCGACAAGGCCGATGGCCCGACGCACCTCGCGGTCATCCTCGACAAGGGTTCGTACAGCTTCCGCAACGACATCTACCCGGAATACAAGGCCAACCGTCCGGAGCCGCCTGAGGACCTGCGCCCGCAGTTCCCGCTGATCCGTGATGCGACCCGCGCCTTCAGCCTGCCCTGCATCGAGGAAGAGGGCCTTGAAGCAGACGACCTTATCGCCTCCTATGCCCGCGCTGCACAGGATCGGGGCTGGAACGTCACAATCGTCTCCTCCGACAAGGACCTGATGCAGCTGGTTGGCGAGAAAGATGGCGCTCGCATCGACATGCTCGACACGATGAAGAGCGCGCGCATCTATCGCGACGAAGTGAAGGAGAAGTTCGGGGTGTATCCCGAGCTGGTCGGCGATGTGCTCGCGTTGATGGGCGACAGTGTCGACAACATCCCGGGTATTTTCGGGGTTGGGCCGAAAACTGCCTCCAAGCTCATCGACGAACACGGTTCACTGACCGCCGCGCTCGATGCTGCGCCGGACATGAAGAAGTCGAAGCTGCAGGAACGTCTGATCGAAGGTCGCGAGATGGCCGAACTCAGCCGCGTTCTCGTCACGTTGAAGGAGGATTGCGACCTTCCCGAGCCGCTCGACGATTTCAAGCTCGACGGCGTCCCTCCCGAACCGCTTGCCGCCTTCCTCGCCAAGCACGGGTTCACCAGTCTGTTGAAGCGTCTCGACGCGGGTCGTGGAAGTCCCTCCCGTCCGACCGACCTGAATCCCGCCAAGCAGGACACTGCCAGCGCGCCCGCCACCAATGGTGGAAACCGGCAAGACTTGCCCGACCTCCCGCATATCGATCGCACCAAGTACGAATGCGTTCAGACACTGGAGCGACTGGAACACTGGGTCGCTCGCGCCAGCGCTGCGCGTGTCGTGGCCGTCGATACCGAGACCGATAGTCTCGACGCAATCCGCGCCAACCTCGTCGGCGTCAGTCTGGCGGTCGGCCCTGACGAAGCCTGCTACATCCCGCTCGCCCACGGCGGCAGCGACATGTTCTCCGACAAGCCGACACAGGTCGACAAGGCCGCCGCCCTCGCCGCTCTGAAACCGCTTCTCGAGAGCGATGCCGTCCTCAAGATCTTCCACAACGGGAAATACGATCTCAACGTTCTCGCAAGGAACGGAATAACCGTTGCCCCGATCGACGACACCATGGTCATCAGCTTCGACCTCGACGCAGGCCGCAGCCTCGACGGGATCGGTGGCGGCCACGGCATGGACGAACTCGCCGAGCGCCATTTCGGCCACTTGTGTATCGCGTTCAAGGACGTGTGTGGCTCGGGAAAGAAGGCGATCCCATTCGGCGAGGTTCCGCTGGACAAGGCCACCGAATACGCTGCCGAGGATGCGGACGTCACCTGGCGCCTCTACCAGCTGCTCAAACCCCGACTGGCTGAAGAGGGCGGAACGCGCATTTACGAGCGGGTCGATCGACCACTGGTCCCGGTTGTGGCGCAAATGGAGCGTCACGGCATCAAGGTCGACCGCGCACACCTCTCACGACTATCCGAGGAATTCGCGAAGGAAACCGCTCGTCTCGAAGGTGAAATCCACCAATTGGCAGGCGAGCCGTTCACGGTCGGCAGCCCCAAGCAACTGGGCGACATCCTGTTCGACAAGCTCGGTTACAAGGGCGGGCGCAAGGGCAAGAGTGGCCAGTATTCGACCGACCAAGCCATACTCGAGCGGCTTTCGGGCGAGGGAGCAGTGATCGCCGACAAGGTCCTTGAATGGCGCCAGCTCGCCAAGCTGAAGTCGACCTATACCGATGCCCTGCAGGAGGCGATCAATCCCGAGACCGGTCGCGTCCATACCAGCTACAGCCTCGTCGGTGCGCAGACGGGTCGCCTGTCCTCAACCGATCCGAACCTGCAGAACATCCCCATCCGTACCGAGATCGGCCGTCAGATCCGCGATGCTTTCGTAGCAGAGGAGGGCAATGTCCTGCTCGCCGCCGACTATTCGCAGATCGAGCTGCGCCTTGCTGCGCATATGGCCGATGTTCCCAGCCTCAAGGAAGCCTTCGCGGCGGGCGAAGACATTCATGCGCGCACCGCACAGGAAATGTTCGGCACAGTCGATCGCGACACGCGCGGCCGCGCAAAAACTATCAACTTTGCAATCCTTTACGGTATATCGCGCTGGGGGCTCGCCGGGCGACTCGGCGTAACGCCGGAGGAAGCACAGGCGATGATCGACACCTATTTCCAGCGCTTCCCGGGCATCCAGCGTTACATTATGGAAACGCTCGAGAGCGTGCGAGAACGCGGCTACTCCGAGACCCTGTTCGGTCGCAAGACGTGGTTCCCGCGGATTAATTCGAAGAATCCAAACGAACGCGCCGGGAGCGAACGTGCCGCGATCAACGCGCCGATCCAGGGCACAAGCGCGGATATCATCAAAAGGGCCATGGCGCGCATGATGCCCGCGCTCGACGGTGCCGGCCTCGGTCATGTACGTATGCTGCTGCAGGTGCATGACGAACTGGTCTTCGAATTGCCCGAGGGCGACGTCGCGGCCGCGAGCCCGGTGATCGAACGGGTCATGGCAGAGGCTGCACGTCCAGCCGTGGAACTCAGTGTCCCGCTGGGGGTCGAAATCGGTACCGGTCCGAGCTGGGGAGCAGCACACTGA
- a CDS encoding CDC48 family AAA ATPase: protein MAEAEAAVADKTVRLQVAAARQEESGQGIARMPRSAFQALGITEGDVVEITGKRSTAAIAMAAYDEDQSLDVVRLDGLQRGNAEVGSGEHVNVVAAQSRPATRVVFAPAQREMRLQGPAQALKRNFFRKPIVAGDLVATTGQQPVQNMPPEVRRMFNAPAYALTQIRLSVVSTTPKGIVHIDEDTEVELRAEFEPPRDARAVVNYDDVGGMGETIQALREMVELPLRYPELFTRLGVDPPKGVLLHGPPGTGKTRLAQAVANESDASFFTINGPEIMGSGYGESEKALREVFEEATKSAPAIVFIDEIDSIAPKRDRVPGEAEKRLVAQLLTLMDGLEARNNLVVIAATNRPDAIDEALRRPGRFDREIVIGVPDEHGRREILGIHTRGMPLGDKVDLNELARATYGFVGADIAALTREAAIDAVRRIMPRIDLDERTIPPEVLDDLYVGREDFLSALKRIQPSAMREVMVQVPNVGWSDIGGVGEAIDKLKEGIELPLKNPDAFRRLGIRPAKGFLLYGPPGTGKTLLAKAVAKEAEANFISMKSSDLLSKWYGESEQQIARMFKRARSVAPCVIFIDEIDSLVPARGSGQGEPAVTGRVVNTILAEMDGLEELQSVVVIGATNRPTLVDPALLRPGRFDELVYVGTPDKAGREQILGIHTANMPLAKDVSLADVAGKTERFTGADLEDVVRRAGLNALQRAGGDVENVTAADFEEALKDSRATVTTEMEDEYKKMRGELKKRAAEVHPIGFIHEGMIESTRSQKHGAPITD, encoded by the coding sequence ATGGCGGAAGCTGAAGCCGCGGTAGCGGACAAGACGGTCAGACTGCAGGTCGCGGCTGCGCGTCAGGAAGAAAGCGGGCAGGGCATCGCCCGCATGCCGCGCTCGGCCTTCCAGGCACTCGGCATCACCGAAGGCGATGTCGTCGAAATTACCGGCAAGCGGTCCACCGCAGCCATCGCCATGGCCGCCTATGACGAGGACCAAAGCCTCGATGTGGTGCGACTGGACGGTCTCCAGCGCGGCAATGCCGAGGTGGGTTCGGGCGAACACGTCAATGTCGTGGCCGCCCAGTCCCGCCCCGCAACGCGCGTAGTCTTCGCCCCGGCCCAGCGCGAAATGCGGTTGCAGGGCCCGGCCCAGGCACTCAAGCGCAATTTCTTCCGCAAGCCGATCGTCGCGGGTGATCTGGTCGCGACCACCGGCCAGCAGCCGGTCCAGAACATGCCGCCCGAAGTGCGCCGGATGTTCAACGCGCCGGCCTACGCACTGACCCAGATCCGCCTCAGCGTCGTCTCGACCACGCCCAAGGGCATCGTCCATATCGATGAGGACACCGAGGTAGAGCTGCGCGCCGAGTTCGAGCCGCCGCGCGACGCACGCGCGGTCGTCAACTACGACGATGTCGGCGGCATGGGCGAAACCATCCAGGCTCTGCGCGAGATGGTCGAGCTGCCCCTGCGCTATCCCGAACTCTTCACCCGCCTCGGCGTTGATCCGCCGAAGGGCGTGCTCCTCCATGGTCCGCCGGGCACGGGCAAGACCCGTCTTGCGCAGGCGGTTGCGAATGAAAGCGACGCCAGCTTCTTCACCATCAACGGACCCGAGATCATGGGTTCCGGCTATGGCGAGAGCGAGAAGGCGCTGCGCGAGGTATTCGAGGAAGCGACCAAGTCTGCACCTGCGATTGTCTTCATCGACGAGATCGACTCGATCGCGCCGAAACGCGATCGCGTTCCTGGCGAGGCGGAGAAGCGCCTCGTGGCCCAGCTGCTGACGCTGATGGACGGGCTGGAGGCACGCAACAACCTCGTCGTCATTGCTGCCACCAACCGGCCGGACGCTATCGACGAGGCCCTGCGCCGTCCGGGCCGCTTCGATCGCGAAATCGTGATCGGCGTTCCGGACGAGCATGGACGCCGGGAGATTCTGGGCATTCACACCCGCGGCATGCCGCTCGGCGACAAGGTCGACCTGAACGAACTGGCCCGCGCGACCTACGGCTTCGTGGGCGCCGACATCGCCGCATTGACCCGTGAGGCTGCGATCGACGCGGTACGCCGGATCATGCCGCGCATCGATCTCGACGAACGGACGATCCCGCCCGAAGTGCTCGATGATCTTTATGTGGGTCGCGAAGACTTCCTCTCGGCGCTCAAGCGTATCCAGCCTTCGGCAATGCGCGAGGTCATGGTCCAGGTGCCCAACGTCGGCTGGTCCGATATCGGCGGCGTGGGCGAGGCGATCGACAAGCTGAAGGAAGGCATCGAACTTCCGCTCAAGAACCCCGACGCCTTCCGCAGACTGGGCATCCGCCCGGCTAAGGGCTTCCTGCTCTACGGTCCTCCGGGGACCGGCAAGACCCTGCTGGCCAAGGCGGTCGCCAAGGAGGCCGAAGCGAACTTCATTTCGATGAAGTCGAGCGACCTCTTGTCAAAATGGTATGGCGAGAGCGAGCAGCAGATTGCGCGCATGTTCAAGCGTGCCCGCTCGGTCGCACCCTGCGTCATCTTCATCGACGAGATCGACAGCCTCGTACCTGCGCGCGGCAGCGGGCAGGGCGAACCCGCCGTGACCGGACGTGTGGTGAACACCATTCTGGCCGAGATGGACGGTCTCGAGGAACTGCAGTCCGTCGTGGTGATCGGTGCCACCAATCGTCCCACGCTGGTCGATCCGGCTCTGCTACGACCCGGACGTTTCGACGAACTCGTCTACGTCGGCACTCCCGACAAGGCCGGGCGCGAGCAGATCCTCGGCATTCATACCGCCAACATGCCGCTGGCAAAGGACGTCTCGCTCGCTGATGTGGCTGGCAAGACCGAGCGCTTTACCGGGGCCGATCTCGAGGATGTCGTGCGCAGGGCCGGCCTCAATGCGCTTCAACGGGCGGGTGGCGATGTCGAAAACGTCACTGCCGCCGACTTCGAGGAAGCCCTGAAGGACAGCCGTGCGACCGTCACCACCGAGATGGAGGATGAGTACAAGAAGATGCGGGGCGAGCTGAAGAAGCGCGCGGCAGAGGTCCACCCGATCGGCTTCATCCATGAAGGCATGATCGAATCGACGCGCAGCCAGAAGCACGGCGCGCCGATCACGGACTAG